A genomic region of Sulfobacillus acidophilus DSM 10332 contains the following coding sequences:
- a CDS encoding hypothetical protein (KEGG: pth:PTH_1752 hypothetical protein~SPTR: Putative uncharacterized protein) encodes MADTELILAEVKALLERLEELMRQGRRVPWSRHVLVDEEALGTLVDQLHHALAQDFRQANWVLDDRRTADETPGGSLPTEPDLDPGERVREAEARARQILHEAEVKAHDLRQGALEYADEILGGLVQELQDIGRTVADNRAQLKKVLEGARQRTTGS; translated from the coding sequence GTGGCCGACACGGAATTGATTTTGGCCGAGGTCAAGGCTCTTTTAGAGCGGCTCGAAGAATTGATGCGGCAAGGCCGACGGGTGCCGTGGTCTCGGCACGTTTTGGTCGACGAAGAGGCGCTCGGCACCTTGGTCGACCAGTTGCACCACGCCCTGGCCCAGGATTTTCGGCAGGCGAATTGGGTTTTGGATGACCGGAGGACAGCGGACGAGACCCCGGGGGGATCGCTTCCGACGGAACCGGACCTTGATCCCGGGGAGCGTGTTCGCGAGGCCGAAGCCCGTGCCCGGCAAATTCTGCACGAGGCCGAGGTCAAAGCGCATGACCTTCGGCAAGGGGCTCTTGAGTATGCCGACGAAATTTTGGGCGGTCTGGTCCAAGAACTCCAAGATATCGGCCGCACGGTGGCCGACAATCGTGCACAACTTAAAAAAGTTTTAGAAGGGGCCCGCCAACGTACCACAGGATCGTAG
- a CDS encoding Patatin (PFAM: Patatin-like phospholipase~COGs: COG1752 esterase of the alpha-beta hydrolase superfamily~InterPro IPR002641~KEGG: afl:Aflv_1848 putative esterase of the alpha-beta hydrolase superfamily~PFAM: Patatin~SPTR: Predicted esterase of the alpha-beta hydrolase superfamily) has translation MAKKGVTLALSSGGARGFAHIGVIKVLEQHHIPILGIAGSSMGGLIGALYCTGYAGHMIEDLAQGVRRSHWIDFSLSKMGLVRGQKLLGMMNLLTRGLHFEDCRPPLKVVAVDIEKGEEVVIDSGSVAEGVRATTSIPGMFSPYVKDGRILVDGGVLRRVPVSLAESLADGVVVAVDVGVDLSPTVRSVFDILFQTFDIMARELRRYQPTKADVVIEPALQAVRDAEFTHVEDYIQAGEAACQAHLPEILALLEE, from the coding sequence GTGGCAAAAAAAGGGGTTACCCTGGCGCTATCCTCCGGCGGCGCGCGCGGGTTTGCCCATATTGGGGTCATCAAGGTGCTCGAGCAGCATCACATTCCCATTTTGGGTATCGCGGGTTCGAGCATGGGTGGACTCATTGGCGCGCTCTATTGCACAGGGTATGCCGGTCACATGATTGAAGATTTGGCCCAAGGCGTCCGCCGCAGTCACTGGATTGATTTTTCGTTGTCGAAAATGGGGTTGGTGCGGGGTCAAAAACTGTTAGGGATGATGAACCTGTTAACCCGGGGGTTACATTTCGAGGATTGTCGGCCGCCGCTAAAAGTGGTGGCGGTGGATATCGAAAAAGGCGAAGAAGTGGTGATCGACTCGGGTTCGGTGGCCGAAGGGGTACGGGCCACCACCTCCATTCCCGGCATGTTCAGCCCCTACGTGAAAGACGGGCGGATTTTGGTTGACGGCGGCGTCTTGCGAAGGGTTCCGGTGTCCTTGGCGGAAAGTTTAGCGGACGGCGTGGTCGTGGCGGTCGATGTCGGCGTCGATCTTTCGCCGACAGTCCGCTCAGTCTTTGATATCTTATTTCAAACCTTCGATATCATGGCGCGCGAGTTACGGCGGTATCAGCCGACGAAGGCGGACGTTGTGATTGAACCGGCCTTGCAAGCGGTACGGGATGCCGAGTTTACCCATGTGGAAGACTATATCCAGGCGGGGGAAGCCGCATGCCAAGCGCACCTGCCGGAAATCCTGGCTTTATTGGAGGAATGA
- a CDS encoding isoaspartyl dipeptidase (PFAM: Amidohydrolase family~TIGRFAM: isoaspartyl dipeptidase IadA~COGs: COG0044 Dihydroorotase and related cyclic amidohydrolase~InterPro IPR006680:IPR010229~KEGG: ttm:Tthe_1071 isoaspartyl dipeptidase~PFAM: Amidohydrolase 1~SPTR: Isoaspartyl dipeptidase;~TIGRFAM: Peptidase M38, beta-aspartyl dipeptidase) codes for MTVSAILFKSGTLYTPEFAGVGDILAVGDRIVAMGADLAWPSWADGPVIDARGLFIFPGFIDGHVHIAGGGGEGGPQYRTPELTLSQLTQAGITTVVGLLGTDGTTRSVQGLLAKARALTIEGINAWIFTGAYQVPTRTITDSARNDLILIDRVIGVGEIAVSDHRGSHPSDRELAQLAGEARVGGLLGGKAGVLHCHIGDGPRRLQPLRAVIESADVPMETIVPTHVNRHRELLDDAVAWGRQGGLLDITTGIMPEPDDPTAVGPVAAAQLVRDAGVLWSHVTFSSDAGGSAPLFNDRGQLIKMGVGSPLTLWQAVRGLHQDLGWEWSEALGPVTRHAASMLRLPDVGFLGPGARADWVMTDGTRILSVVAGGRLMVHEGRPVRRGTFETRDELS; via the coding sequence GTGACCGTATCGGCGATCTTATTCAAGTCGGGAACGCTTTACACCCCGGAATTTGCGGGTGTCGGGGACATTTTGGCCGTCGGCGATCGCATTGTGGCTATGGGAGCCGACCTGGCGTGGCCTTCGTGGGCCGACGGTCCGGTCATTGACGCCCGGGGTCTTTTCATTTTCCCCGGGTTTATTGATGGCCATGTACATATTGCCGGCGGCGGGGGCGAAGGCGGTCCGCAATACCGCACGCCCGAATTGACCCTGAGTCAGCTCACACAGGCAGGGATTACCACCGTGGTGGGGCTTTTGGGCACGGATGGGACGACCCGCTCGGTCCAGGGGTTGTTGGCGAAAGCGCGGGCGCTCACCATTGAGGGGATCAACGCGTGGATTTTCACGGGGGCCTATCAAGTGCCGACCCGGACGATCACCGATTCCGCTCGTAATGATTTGATTTTGATTGATCGGGTCATCGGCGTCGGGGAAATTGCCGTATCGGACCATCGGGGGAGCCATCCAAGCGATCGGGAATTGGCTCAATTAGCCGGGGAGGCCCGAGTGGGCGGCTTACTGGGCGGGAAGGCGGGGGTGCTCCATTGCCATATCGGCGACGGGCCACGTCGTCTCCAGCCTTTACGAGCCGTGATCGAGTCGGCTGACGTGCCGATGGAAACGATTGTGCCGACCCACGTCAATCGGCATCGAGAGCTTTTGGACGATGCGGTGGCTTGGGGGCGGCAAGGGGGACTTCTCGACATCACCACAGGGATTATGCCGGAGCCGGACGATCCGACGGCTGTAGGGCCGGTGGCGGCGGCCCAACTGGTTCGCGACGCGGGCGTTTTGTGGTCGCATGTTACGTTTAGTAGCGACGCGGGGGGCTCGGCGCCGCTCTTTAATGATCGGGGTCAGCTAATCAAAATGGGGGTGGGGTCTCCGCTGACTCTCTGGCAAGCTGTTCGGGGTCTTCATCAGGACTTGGGTTGGGAATGGTCGGAAGCGCTGGGCCCGGTAACCCGGCATGCGGCGTCCATGCTGCGTTTGCCGGATGTCGGTTTCTTGGGCCCGGGAGCACGGGCCGATTGGGTCATGACCGACGGGACCCGCATTCTATCCGTCGTCGCAGGCGGGCGGCTCATGGTCCACGAGGGCCGGCCGGTGCGCCGGGGGACCTTTGAGACGAGGGATGAGCTTTCGTGA
- a CDS encoding ABC-1 domain-containing protein (PFAM: ABC1 family~COGs: COG0661 unusual protein kinase~InterPro IPR004147~KEGG: slp:Slip_1399 ABC-1 domain protein~PFAM: ABC-1~SPTR: ABC-1 domain protein), whose amino-acid sequence MRWDWHTWGRYRQIAEILGRHGFFFVLDSLGLSRHLPWGWRMRQSPAPSIDARWPERLRLVLADLGPTYIKLGQLASTRSDVLPPDVVQSLEHLQDDVPPFDFAEVTGILASEWGADYSTLVEHVDPEPLAAASIGQVHRARLADGRAIVVKVRRPGIVEQSEADFRILRTLAELAEHRWPWAQEAQLTEVVEELISALREEMDFTIEARNTDTGRANLTDSDEVVVPEVIWSLTRSSVLVLEDLPGEKITDGAALARTGREPRQLARTLVAVIYRQIFEQGFFHADPHPGNIHLDAEGRLIFLDWGLVGVLSRVMRHHSVDLVLGLAQGDSELVADALMAMNGNRWQTDRMRLIRDIERLRHRYYEAQLGSFPVGQALSDIFRVARRHHLQVPSEYLLLARTAVILDGVVRQLDPAFSLVELGKPMALELIRQRLDPRNWLGPALGAGRRSLASFMALPGELERTLATLSRGEVRIVLEHRNMDHILWHWEKLANRIALSFLLGAVVLGTAWVVRRQQLTHLPGLPFGTYAFVVTLVLAAGLFLAAVRRGRL is encoded by the coding sequence GTGAGATGGGATTGGCACACCTGGGGCCGCTATCGCCAAATTGCCGAGATTTTGGGTCGGCACGGGTTTTTCTTTGTTCTCGACAGCTTAGGCTTAAGTCGACATTTGCCTTGGGGCTGGCGGATGCGTCAATCACCGGCGCCGTCGATAGATGCCCGCTGGCCGGAACGGTTACGATTGGTCCTGGCCGATTTGGGGCCAACCTACATTAAACTCGGGCAGCTAGCCTCGACCCGATCGGACGTGTTGCCGCCGGACGTCGTCCAATCGTTGGAACACTTGCAAGATGACGTGCCGCCGTTCGATTTTGCCGAGGTGACGGGTATTCTGGCGAGCGAATGGGGCGCCGATTACTCCACTTTGGTGGAGCATGTGGATCCGGAGCCGTTGGCGGCTGCGTCGATTGGGCAGGTTCATCGGGCTCGTTTAGCCGATGGACGTGCCATCGTGGTTAAAGTGCGTCGCCCGGGGATTGTCGAACAATCGGAGGCGGATTTCCGCATTTTGCGGACGTTGGCCGAGTTGGCGGAACATCGTTGGCCTTGGGCCCAAGAGGCGCAGCTGACGGAGGTGGTGGAAGAGCTCATTTCCGCTCTGCGCGAGGAGATGGATTTTACGATTGAAGCCCGGAACACCGACACCGGACGGGCGAATTTAACCGATTCGGACGAGGTGGTGGTGCCCGAGGTGATTTGGTCGTTGACCCGTTCGTCGGTATTGGTGTTAGAGGATCTCCCGGGAGAGAAGATTACCGACGGTGCGGCATTGGCCCGGACAGGGCGGGAGCCCCGGCAGTTGGCGCGAACATTGGTGGCGGTGATTTACCGGCAAATATTTGAACAAGGATTTTTTCATGCCGATCCTCATCCCGGCAATATTCATCTTGATGCCGAGGGGCGGTTAATTTTTCTGGATTGGGGACTGGTGGGCGTATTGTCCCGGGTCATGCGTCACCATTCGGTCGATTTGGTTTTGGGATTGGCTCAAGGCGATTCGGAGCTCGTGGCCGACGCGTTGATGGCCATGAACGGAAACCGCTGGCAAACCGATCGCATGCGTCTGATTCGGGACATTGAACGGTTACGGCACCGTTACTATGAAGCTCAACTGGGATCGTTTCCGGTAGGCCAAGCGTTATCGGATATCTTCCGCGTGGCCCGTCGCCATCATCTGCAAGTGCCCTCGGAATATTTGCTCTTGGCTCGGACCGCCGTCATTCTCGATGGGGTGGTACGCCAGCTGGATCCCGCCTTTTCCTTGGTGGAATTGGGTAAACCGATGGCTCTCGAACTGATTCGGCAGCGGCTGGATCCCCGGAATTGGCTCGGCCCCGCATTGGGTGCCGGTCGTCGGAGTCTGGCGTCTTTCATGGCCTTACCGGGGGAGCTGGAACGTACGTTGGCCACCTTGTCGCGTGGCGAGGTGCGGATTGTTTTGGAACATCGGAATATGGATCATATTTTATGGCACTGGGAAAAACTGGCCAACCGCATCGCCCTCTCGTTTTTGCTGGGGGCGGTCGTCTTAGGCACGGCTTGGGTGGTTCGCCGACAGCAATTGACGCACTTGCCCGGGTTACCCTTCGGGACGTATGCCTTTGTGGTTACGCTGGTCTTGGCCGCGGGGCTTTTTCTCGCCGCCGTACGACGCGGGCGACTGTAA
- a CDS encoding polysaccharide deacetylase (PFAM: Polysaccharide deacetylase~COGs: COG0726 xylanase/chitin deacetylase~InterPro IPR002509~KEGG: dhd:Dhaf_3012 polysaccharide deacetylase~PFAM: Polysaccharide deacetylase~SPTR: Putative uncharacterized protein) — protein sequence MSHDGLPASWRSRWRIGLALLLAAINVGGFFPSRRQPPAASIGVLRQGSPRWPWMAITVDTGTGGDPDRLLPLFVQLKVPVTFFVSGPPRTWWGLATRDGMTVESQTFGYINLTTHTTRQDERDLIASLAAIRQATGRRPYFLRPPYGAVDARVIRLAARLGLHVVLWTPGHYIASAASDRHLLEGLLAHAGPGVILAISDEPPAAPLRLALTVAVESFRAEGYRLVPLAQLLRAPG from the coding sequence GTGAGCCACGACGGGTTACCGGCAAGCTGGCGGAGTCGTTGGCGGATAGGGCTTGCCCTTCTATTGGCCGCGATCAATGTCGGCGGGTTTTTTCCGTCTCGCCGTCAGCCGCCGGCGGCATCAATCGGGGTATTGCGCCAAGGTTCTCCCCGGTGGCCCTGGATGGCCATCACGGTGGATACCGGAACGGGAGGCGATCCGGATCGGTTGTTGCCGTTATTTGTGCAACTCAAGGTACCGGTCACCTTCTTTGTCAGTGGACCGCCCCGGACCTGGTGGGGATTAGCCACGCGGGACGGCATGACCGTTGAAAGTCAGACGTTCGGCTATATTAACCTGACGACCCATACCACCCGGCAAGACGAGCGGGACTTGATCGCCTCGCTGGCGGCTATTCGTCAAGCGACCGGCCGTCGCCCGTATTTTTTGCGTCCCCCCTATGGCGCCGTCGATGCCCGGGTGATTCGGCTGGCCGCCCGTCTCGGCCTTCATGTCGTCCTCTGGACTCCGGGCCATTATATTGCCTCCGCCGCGTCAGACCGGCATTTGTTGGAAGGGCTATTGGCGCATGCCGGCCCGGGCGTGATTCTGGCCATTTCCGACGAGCCGCCCGCCGCCCCGCTGCGATTGGCGCTCACGGTGGCGGTCGAGAGTTTTCGCGCGGAGGGCTATCGATTGGTTCCGCTGGCCCAACTCCTCCGCGCGCCGGGATGA
- a CDS encoding PDZ/DHR/GLGF domain protein (PFAM: Lon protease (S16) C-terminal proteolytic domain~COGs: COG3480 secreted protein containing a PDZ domain~KEGG: bts:Btus_1437 PDZ/DHR/GLGF domain protein~SPTR: PDZ/DHR/GLGF domain protein) — translation MPSAPAGNPGFIGGMRVQKKRRGWASFLWIVALAAIIVEVLRFIPSGYVMISPGITGNLAEMVHVKGGHPPGPGKLLMVAVDLGPASEFQYLVNHFNPTVEFLPIQQALGGLNMNQYVQLNLNMMQQSQWAAEVAGERLAGLPAKIVTVPGALVTGVLKTGTALNKILQGDLIVQIGPYPVTSPNQVRAIMEQHYKVGQWVSITVRRHGVLRVVRVRTTHIALDPAPAIGVAITALQKPVVPRPVTIKANNIGGPSAGMMFALEIYDQITGRDIAHHQVVAGTGEILPNGQVEPIGGVAQKVVTVYRAGARIFLCPVANYPKAKAMASRMGYPMKIYPVATLSQALHDIQAATS, via the coding sequence ATGCCAAGCGCACCTGCCGGAAATCCTGGCTTTATTGGAGGAATGAGAGTGCAAAAGAAACGGCGTGGATGGGCCAGTTTTTTGTGGATTGTCGCATTGGCGGCGATTATTGTCGAGGTGTTGCGGTTTATTCCCAGCGGGTATGTCATGATTTCTCCCGGGATTACCGGTAACTTGGCGGAGATGGTCCATGTCAAAGGGGGGCATCCGCCCGGGCCGGGTAAGCTGCTCATGGTCGCGGTGGATCTCGGACCGGCCAGCGAATTCCAATATTTGGTCAACCACTTTAACCCGACGGTGGAATTTTTGCCGATTCAGCAAGCCCTCGGGGGCCTCAACATGAACCAGTATGTGCAACTCAATTTAAATATGATGCAGCAAAGCCAATGGGCGGCGGAGGTTGCCGGAGAACGGCTGGCAGGCTTGCCGGCCAAAATTGTGACCGTGCCGGGGGCGTTAGTGACGGGCGTGTTAAAGACGGGAACCGCCCTCAATAAGATTCTACAGGGCGACCTAATCGTGCAAATCGGGCCCTATCCGGTGACTTCGCCGAATCAAGTGCGCGCGATCATGGAGCAGCACTATAAGGTGGGTCAGTGGGTCTCGATTACGGTCCGGCGCCATGGGGTTTTGCGGGTGGTGCGGGTCAGAACCACCCACATCGCGCTCGATCCGGCGCCGGCCATCGGCGTCGCCATTACGGCCTTACAAAAGCCGGTGGTACCGCGTCCGGTAACCATTAAAGCCAACAACATCGGCGGTCCGAGCGCGGGGATGATGTTTGCCCTGGAAATCTACGATCAAATTACCGGGCGGGACATTGCGCATCACCAGGTGGTCGCAGGGACGGGGGAGATTTTGCCGAACGGCCAAGTCGAGCCGATTGGCGGAGTAGCTCAAAAGGTGGTTACCGTATATCGGGCCGGGGCACGCATTTTCCTCTGTCCGGTGGCCAACTATCCGAAAGCCAAAGCCATGGCGTCGCGCATGGGTTACCCGATGAAAATCTATCCGGTCGCGACGCTTAGCCAGGCGCTCCACGACATTCAGGCAGCTACCAGTTAA
- a CDS encoding methyltransferase (PFAM: Conserved hypothetical protein 95~TIGRFAM: RNA methyltransferase, RsmD family~COGs: COG0742 N6-adenine-specific methylase~InterPro IPR016065:IPR004398~KEGG: mta:Moth_0936 methyltransferase small~PFAM: Protein of unknown function methylase putative~SPTR: Methyltransferase small;~TIGRFAM: Conserved hypothetical protein CHP00095) has protein sequence MRIVGGQASGHRLVAPRGMSTRPTGERVREALFNIWQRRIESARFLDLYGGSGAMALEAVSRGAREAVVVEPDKKARAAIRHNIRHLGFDPRVRLVAMTAEQAVNLWADEDQRFDVVFCDPPWAQGVSGIVRSRLAALIGSTGEVVIEHAAKADPGEVPGLLRGETRRYGDTAVTRYWAERQD, from the coding sequence ATGCGGATCGTGGGAGGACAAGCTTCCGGCCACCGTTTGGTTGCGCCCCGGGGCATGAGTACCCGGCCGACCGGCGAGCGGGTTCGCGAGGCTTTATTTAATATTTGGCAGCGCCGTATAGAGTCCGCCCGGTTTTTGGATCTGTACGGCGGAAGTGGCGCGATGGCCCTGGAAGCGGTGTCTCGGGGAGCACGGGAGGCCGTCGTGGTGGAACCCGACAAAAAGGCCCGTGCGGCGATTCGCCACAATATCCGGCACCTAGGCTTTGACCCGCGGGTGCGGTTGGTGGCGATGACGGCCGAACAGGCGGTCAACCTCTGGGCCGACGAAGACCAGCGATTTGACGTGGTATTCTGCGATCCGCCCTGGGCTCAAGGCGTGAGCGGCATCGTACGAAGCCGCCTGGCCGCGTTAATCGGATCCACCGGCGAGGTGGTCATCGAACACGCGGCTAAAGCCGATCCGGGCGAAGTACCGGGGTTGCTTCGGGGTGAGACGCGCCGGTACGGGGATACCGCGGTCACGCGCTATTGGGCAGAAAGGCAGGATTAG
- a CDS encoding UPF0756 membrane protein yeaL (PFAM: Protein of unknown function (DUF441)~COGs: COG2707 membrane protein~HAMAP: UPF0756 membrane protein yeaL~InterPro IPR007382~KEGG: tjr:TherJR_1355 protein of unknown function DUF441~PFAM: Protein of unknown function DUF441, transmembrame~SPTR: UPF0756 membrane protein TherJR_1355), translating to MFTTENVGLLILLILGLAARSNLVAASATILLMIRFTRTTFLYPILERRGVEIGLLFLTMAMLVPFALGKINLKEIGRSFLTLPGILAVIGGALATHLNGRGLTMLNQQSELMIALIVGSIIGIVVWGGIPVGPLMAAGVTYVLLEAMTHLSRLWK from the coding sequence ATGTTTACCACCGAAAACGTGGGGCTACTAATTTTGCTGATCTTGGGACTCGCGGCCCGGTCCAATCTTGTGGCGGCTTCGGCGACCATTTTATTGATGATCCGGTTTACCCGCACCACGTTCTTATATCCCATTTTAGAACGGCGGGGGGTGGAAATCGGTCTCTTGTTTTTGACTATGGCCATGTTGGTGCCGTTTGCGCTCGGAAAAATCAATCTCAAGGAAATTGGGCGGAGTTTCTTGACCTTGCCGGGCATTTTGGCCGTGATCGGGGGCGCGCTGGCGACGCATTTGAACGGCCGCGGACTCACCATGTTAAACCAACAGAGCGAGTTGATGATAGCCCTTATCGTCGGATCCATTATCGGGATCGTCGTGTGGGGCGGGATTCCGGTCGGCCCCTTGATGGCGGCCGGTGTGACCTACGTTCTTTTGGAAGCGATGACGCACCTCTCGCGGCTCTGGAAATAA
- a CDS encoding hypothetical protein (PFAM: Protein of unknown function (DUF2619)~KEGG: tmr:Tmar_0010 hypothetical protein~SPTR: Putative uncharacterized protein), with protein sequence MSEEIFLRGMITIRFLSALMELTGAILMWRYARLDMAIRINGFLGMAGPLVLTTTMLLGIAGLAASRVPVAKIFWIGLGVAFILWGTTRS encoded by the coding sequence ATGTCAGAAGAGATTTTTTTGCGTGGGATGATTACCATACGCTTTCTTTCCGCCCTCATGGAATTGACCGGGGCCATTTTGATGTGGCGCTATGCCCGGTTGGATATGGCCATCCGGATTAACGGTTTTTTGGGTATGGCCGGACCCTTGGTATTGACCACGACCATGCTGCTGGGGATTGCCGGGCTGGCGGCAAGCCGCGTGCCGGTGGCTAAAATTTTTTGGATCGGGCTTGGCGTGGCGTTTATTTTATGGGGCACGACCCGCTCGTGA
- a CDS encoding hypothetical protein (KEGG: aga:AgaP_AGAP004367 AGAP004367-PA~SPTR: Putative uncharacterized protein), which yields MANNSQGQSQKAQVKRRGNNSGSASDQTSLRDLIRQEIQLLQQQAQNANQVTDTNNTANTGGAGQTGGNNTSGLTRQQLQEMIRQALNQNGQNQNDGQSQSQANGGGSSGSGSSGGLTRQQLQQMIRQEIQRASGSSADGSSDSGGNGGSSLPRKVRQILQRGQTGGQNQTQSQNPSQNQNRSQSQNTGSLAVNQTSAETVAQVLTQAQYELSQELEANLKKLRSVIQQSQEIAKKIELVLGQGEKGSGNSQ from the coding sequence ATGGCTAACAATAGCCAGGGTCAAAGCCAAAAAGCGCAAGTCAAACGTCGCGGCAATAACTCCGGGAGCGCATCAGACCAGACGTCGCTCCGCGATCTCATCCGACAAGAAATTCAGCTATTGCAGCAACAGGCCCAAAACGCGAATCAGGTGACCGACACGAACAATACGGCGAATACCGGGGGGGCGGGACAAACGGGCGGCAACAACACGTCCGGCCTGACGCGGCAACAATTGCAAGAGATGATTCGGCAAGCGTTGAATCAAAACGGCCAAAACCAAAACGACGGCCAGTCTCAATCCCAAGCCAACGGCGGCGGCTCGTCCGGTTCCGGATCAAGCGGGGGGCTGACGCGGCAACAATTACAACAAATGATTCGCCAAGAAATCCAAAGGGCCTCGGGTTCTTCCGCCGACGGGTCGTCCGACAGTGGCGGGAACGGCGGATCGTCACTCCCGCGAAAGGTGCGTCAAATCCTCCAACGCGGCCAGACCGGGGGGCAAAACCAAACCCAAAGTCAGAACCCGAGTCAGAATCAAAACCGGAGTCAGAGCCAGAACACCGGATCGCTGGCGGTTAACCAAACCTCGGCGGAGACGGTGGCGCAGGTTCTGACGCAAGCGCAATATGAGTTGAGTCAGGAGTTGGAAGCGAATTTGAAGAAACTCCGGAGTGTCATCCAACAAAGTCAGGAAATCGCCAAGAAGATTGAACTGGTATTAGGTCAAGGCGAGAAGGGCAGTGGAAATAGTCAGTGA
- a CDS encoding Phosphopantetheine adenylyltransferase (PFAM: Cytidylyltransferase~TIGRFAM: pantetheine-phosphate adenylyltransferase, bacterial; cytidyltransferase-related domain~COGs: COG0669 Phosphopantetheine adenylyltransferase~HAMAP: Coenzyme A biosynthesis protein~InterPro IPR004820:IPR004821:IPR001980~KEGG: tmr:Tmar_0934 phosphopantetheine adenylyltransferase~PFAM: Cytidylyltransferase~PRIAM: Pantetheine-phosphate adenylyltransferase~SPTR: Phosphopantetheine adenylyltransferase;~TIGRFAM: Coenzyme A biosynthesis protein; Cytidyltransferase-related) codes for MKTQALYPGSFDPLHNGHLDVIERASRIFDHLVVTVFVNAAKHPVFDPETRVRLVREATSHLPNVSVEESHELLVTYAERRGIRIIIRGLRAVLDFDYEFQIALMNKKLSPGLETIFMLTNESHAYLSSTLIKELASYRADVSALVPPSVNLALKEHFGAGQ; via the coding sequence ATGAAAACGCAGGCATTATACCCCGGTTCGTTTGACCCGTTACATAATGGGCATTTGGACGTGATTGAACGTGCGAGTCGCATTTTTGACCATTTAGTGGTGACGGTCTTCGTCAATGCCGCCAAACATCCGGTATTTGATCCGGAGACCCGGGTGCGGTTAGTGCGGGAAGCCACCAGCCATTTGCCGAACGTGAGCGTGGAAGAAAGTCATGAACTCTTGGTGACCTATGCCGAACGACGCGGGATCCGTATTATTATCCGAGGGCTCCGGGCGGTACTGGATTTTGACTATGAATTTCAGATTGCCCTGATGAACAAAAAACTCTCGCCGGGCCTCGAAACTATCTTTATGCTGACGAATGAAAGTCATGCCTATTTAAGTTCCACATTGATAAAAGAACTGGCCAGCTATCGGGCGGATGTCTCGGCCTTAGTGCCACCTTCGGTCAATCTGGCCTTAAAAGAACATTTTGGGGCCGGTCAATAA